The segment GTCTTGCTCAAATTGATGATCTTGTTCAATGCTCAGCCCTCGTGGACGAGTTCCAGCGATCGGGCGAGTTTCTGCAATGCGATCGCTCAACTTTACTAATCGCTCCGGAGAACAACTGATTACATCGCCCCAAGGCGTTTTCCAATAGCTTGAAAACGGGGAGGGATTAATCGATTGCAGCGCGCGATAAATGCTCCAACTCTCTGCTGTTGTTTTTGCCTCAAATCGCAAAGACAAATTTGCCTGAAAGATATCGCCTGCTTGAATGTGCTGTTTTGCTTTGAGGACGATCGCTTCGTACTCAGTCTGACTCATGCAAAACTCAGTCTGAAATGCAGTCCCCGTTTGTGCCATCTCACCCTGATTGGATGAATTAGATTGTTGCGTAGATTGTTCAAGCTGATCTAACTGAGCTTCACTCCGTGCTGCAAGCCAAAGGGTTTGTTGCTCATGATCTAGCACAGCAAAGCAGTCTGGCTCGTACCAAAACGCGACTGGAAACGGCAATTTGTCATCTTTTAAATGCGGTAGCTTTTCAATTTCCCAAGCTAAGTCGTACCCAAGCCAGCCGAGCCAACCCCCAGTAAACGGCAAATGCTCAGGTTCGGCTGAATTGGATTGTTGTTGAATCAGATCGCTGAGAAACGGCAGAATTTCACCAATGCTCGGAGTCCAAACTTGGCGAGGCGCACCTGCACAAATCGAAAATCGTCCTAGCTGCGGATAATCCGAGGAGGCAGGATAAGGACTTTCGAGCAGTGTCGCAATTTCGTGATTCAGAAAACCAGCGGCAAAGACTTCTGAGCCTGTGCGTTCGTTCAGGGGCAGCGATCGCCAAATCCAAGGAGCCAAAAAAGTCATAGGGCACAAATTAAACCAATCTGAGGATTTTAAGGCTTTATTCGGCTCGAATGGGTAAGCTCAAGGTCAAAGTTGTACTTCCGGATTGCTGGTCTAACTCGATTTTGGCATTTAGCTCGATCGCGAATCTTCTCAGCAACGCCAACCGCAAACTCGAAACATTCTGCTGGCGTTGAGAGACACCCTCCTCGGCTTGGCAGCTTGCCGACAGATGCAGTGCGGTTTCAGTTGCGGAAGTCTGCAGTTGGATCACTAATGCAGGATTGGCATGATGTAAGTGCGCCAACATCTGCGACAAGATTTTCTCCAACGTCGGTAAGTGAACCCAAATATTCGGAAGCATTTCTGAAGCGGGAACAAGCTGCACGGCAATTCCCGTTTGGCTGGCAAACCGATCGAGCACGATCGCGAGCCAATTTTGCAAATGAATCTCACTCATCGGCAGAGTATTGTTCGTAGCAGATGCAGTTTGAAACACCAGCAAATCGGTCACGAGATTATAACTTTCATGCCATTCTTGCTGGAGAATTTTCAAGTACTGTTCGAGTCGTTGATGCTGAGGATTGGGATTTTCTAGATTTTGCCCTTGTTCGACCATGCGCTGCATCAACTCGATCGCCATCCGCATATTCGTCAAAGGAGTGCGCAACTCGTGAGAAAGCGCCTCGATAAAGTCATCTTGCAGCGTTTTTAAATGCTCTAATTCCCGCACTTTTGCTTGGGCGGTTCGAGTTTGCTGTTCGGTTTGATACGCTTGGACAACTTGAGTAACAATCTCGCCGATCAAATCAGCTTTGTAATCTGTCCACAAAGTTCCTTCGGGTAAAACGAGTCCAATCTCGCCGATCGCAGTTGGCTTACCTTGAATCGGGCAGACGATCAAAGGATTCGTCGTGGCATAAACTGGAGGAATCACTTCAGGCGGTGGGCAAACCCAGCACTGCTGTCTGAACAGTTGCAAGTAAAACGCAGGAAATTCTGCAATCTCGATCGTCTCTTGCAGCCGTGAGCGCACATCGGTCTCTTGCAGATTAAATTCGCCAATGATCGTTGCCACAGTTGCGGCAGAATCGTAGAACGCGATCCAACCTCGCTCGGCTTTGAGAATGGTAACCACTTCTTGCAGCATCCATTGCAGAAAATCGCTGCGCTCTGTGTGGCACTGCTCCAGAAGATGCCGTCGCAATCGATCTGCCGCGATCGAGAAATGCAGTTGCTCCGTGCGAGATTTTAACTGCTGTGTCAGCAAACTCTGGGTTGCTTCTAAAATCTGCCGCTGGGCATCAAGTTTCGATTCGCGTTGGCGACGATCGCTCATATCTTGAAACACCATAACGCCACCGATAATCGCTCCATCTCGATCCCGAATCGGGGAGGCACTATCGCCAACGGGTCGTTCCGTTCCATCTCGCGATCGTAGAGCAGCACGACTCGGTAAGGTGATCGTATCACCCCGACACAGCGCTGCCAAAATCGGATTGTCGATCGCTTCACCTGTCTCTTCATGCACTAAGTTTAAAACACGACCTGCAAATTCCCCCAGGGCTTGTTCTTGTGTCCATCCTGTAAAAAATTCCGCCGCAGGATTCATAAAGGTAATAAATCCATCGACATCGGTCGCAATCGTTGCATCTCCGATACTGACTAAAGTTGTAGCATACCAGCGCTGAGTTGCTTTGATTGCCGCTTCCAAGCGATACCGCTGTAAAGCAACCTGAATCGCTAAATGTAGATCTGCGTCTTTGAAGGGCTTGACGAGATATCCAAAAGGAGAAGTCTTCATCGCATATCCGAGCGTCTGTTCATCAGAATGTGCGGTCAGAAAGACAACAGGAACATTCAGTTTCAGATAGAGTTCTTCGGCAGCGTATACCCCATCATTTTTTCCTTGTAAACAGATGTCCATTAACACCAGATCTGGGTGATGGGATCTGGCAATATCGATCGCTTGGCGAGCAGTTGTAGCGATCGCAATGACTTCATGACCCAAGCTCTGCAACGCTTCTTGCACATGCCAAGCCACTACGCTTTCATCTTCCACAACGAGAATTCTTGCTGCTTTCAATGTTCCACTCGCTCACTAAATTCCCATCATTGTAGGCTGTGGCGCATTTATTTCAGCAAATATTTAAGCCGCATTAAATTCTACTTTAAATCGGGTTTTCTGAGCATTTTCAACGCTAAGTTGTCCATCAATTTGATTGACAAGAGCATTCACAAGTCGCAGACCCATTGAACGAATTTTTTGCAATTGGAAACTTTCAGGTAGATTATTTCCGCTATTTTCTACCATTAGAAAAACTTGAGAAGAATGGGTTTCGAGTTTGACCGCCACCTCTCCGGTTTCCTCACCATTAAACCCATGCTTTAAGGCATTCGTCATCAGTTCATTCAGAATTAAACCGCAAGGAATCGCTTTTTCTAAGCTGACGATCACATCAGGATCGACTTGAACGATGAGATGAATTTCTTCAGGCTGCGTCCGGTAAGCATTAAATAGGCTCGATGTCAGGGTTTGCACATATTCAGAAAGATTAACTCGCGCAAAATCTTGAGACCGATACAAACTATCATGCACTAACGCCATTGAGCTAATTCGACTTTGGCTATCTTCAAAGATTTGTCGTACTTCTGGATCTTCGATGCGCTGTGCCTGCAAGTAAATCAAGCTGGAGATAATTTGAAGATTATTTTTGACCCGATGATGAATTTCTTTGAGTAGCGCTTCTTTCTCTCGTAGAGAGAGTTTGATTTGTTCTTCTGCTAATTTCTGTGCAGTAATATCTTCGATCGTTCCAAGATGTCCCTGTACGGTTCCGGCATCTGAAAAAGTGGGCGTGGTGCGAACCGAGAGCCAACACGTCTCTTTTTGTGGCGTGATCACTCTAAACTGATTTGTGTAGGGAATGCCCTTGGAAATTGCCTCTGTCCAAGCCAAGAGAACGCGATCGCAATCTTCAGGATGCAGAAAATCGCACCAGCCTTCTCCTAGCTTTTCTTCTAGCATGTAGCCGATCATTTCTTGGCAACGGGGATTGATGTAGGTACATCGTCCTTGCGCATCCGTGCTAAAGATGCCAAAAGGCAGACAAGTACTCAGGGTTGACCATTGTTCTTCAATGGTTCGCGAGATGTCTAGCGCGACAGGATTCGGCTCAACCAATGTATCCAACTGCGTCAAAATCTTGGTCAGCGATCGCTCAATCAACGGCTGATTTGCGTTGGAAACTGTATCTAAATAGTGCTGAAATTCTTGAATCTGTTGCTTGAAAGCTTGCACACGAGCTTCCAATTCAAGACCATGAGCCGCCATCTCGTCTAGTCCTACGTGAAGTCCAAAGTCTACAGCAAACTTTATCAATAATTTATTGCGTTTTCTGAAAAAGTTTTCGACTTTGGAATTCACTCAGGTTATACATGCATCGAGTTCGGAAGAATACGGCTCAGAATCACATAAAGAATTGCTGCTGAAATCACACCATTGATCGGTGCAACGCCCACTCCGGCTAAACCTGAGAAGTATGCGATCGCAGATGCAACGATGTAAGCAATGATGCCTGCCCAGTTAAAAGCTGGCAGTTGAGTATCGAGCGATGGAAATCTGCTGCCTCGACACAACCAGTAGTCTGCCATGATAATGCCGCCCACTGGAGGAATGACGGTTCCCAGAAAGAGCAGAAATGGAATTATTTTTCCATAGATGCCCCCTAATGCTAGGGCTAAAGCAAGAGTTGAGCCACCGAGAACAAACGCCGTGCGCTTTGAGGTGCGAAAAAAGTTACTTCCAGCGATCGAGAAGGCATAAATCGTGTTGTCTTGCGTTGTCCAAACATTCAGAATCAGCAAGACTAAGCCCCCAAGCAATAGCCCTTGTTTTGCCATCGCTTCAATTAAGTCGTTTGTGCCATAGACTAAGGTGCAGAATGCGCCTGTAAAGATGAGGAGTCCATTGATAAAGAAAAATGCAGCCCATGTACTCCAAACTGCATTCTTCGTTGAATCTGCGAATCGACTCCAGTTTGTTGCTTGGGTTCCACCTGAAATAAACGTGGCGATTACAATTGCGATCGCTTCATTCATCCCGAGCGACTTTGTGGGAGCTAGCGCAAATAAATCACCTGCATCCCGGAATCCCAGGGTCAAACTGAGCGCAATCAGCATCAACATCGCTGGCACTGCTAAGCGGCTCAGCCAATCCATTGCCGTATAGCCCATATACGCTGTGATACAGAAGGCATAGGTAAAAAAGATAATCCCTAGCCATTCCCAAGTCGGAGGTAAGTTCAGGAGTTTGAGTAATGCCTGTGCAATAAAGGCATTCGTCACTGCATACCAACCAATTTGAGTAAAGCCGAGGATGAAATCGACCCACCGTGACCCAATTGCTCCAAAGCTAAATCTCGCCATTAAGACGGTACTCAGACCACTTTTTGATGCAATATATGCCAATGCAGCACAATATGCACCCAGTACTGCATTCCCAATCAGCATGACCCAGATCATGTCTGCAAAGCGCAGAGAAGATCCTAATGTTCCTCCCGCCAGCAAAGTCGTTGAAGTGAGGGCGAATCCCATTAACAAGGGTGCTAGCGACCAGATAGGCTTACGATCGCTCAGGGGAACAGCAGCAAGCGGATAGTCCTGGCTTGCCTGAGTGCGATCGGCAACCTGTGATTCACCAAGAAGACTCATAGGAAAATTGCCTAGTAATTGATGCTGCTATTGTTCAATTGTTTTATGTTTTGGATAGTATTCTGGACTACGCTTAGCAAATTGGGGAGTGGAGGATTGGAACAGTAAGCTGTAGGATGCCATTGATCTCAAGTCTGGTTCTGCTGATTCCCATGACCTCAATGGAATGAACTAGAGGATGCTAGAACCTAGATTTGTTCGGCTCGATCGTCCAACACAGCGATCGATCACTTTCCGAAAGTGCAGAGTTCGTTGCCAAATACTCTTGTACCCAGCGACAAGCCGCAATCTCAGGATCAGTCTGTAACACTTGATTGAGATTCCACAAAATCACCGTATTATCGTTACTTGCAGACGCTAACAAGCCACCATCCGGATGAAACGCAACACTCCGAACTCCCTCCGTATGAGCGCTTAATGTTGCAATTAGAGCACCCTCTACCTTCCAAAGCCGCACGGTTTTATCCAGACTGGCAGAAGCAATAATCTTGCCATCGGGATTGAAAGCAAGACCGAGCACATTATCCTGATGCCCTTCTAAAGTCCGAATCAACGTTCCATCAAATCGCCACAGCTTAATGGTGCGATCGCTACTTCCTGTCGCAATCAGCGAATCCGAAAACGCGATCGCGCTAATATCTCCCTCATGCCCGACTAAGGTCGATCGCAATCTTCCACTCTTGACTTGCCACAACTTGACCGTTCCCTCAGCACCCGCTGTGGCAACCATCTGCTGATCGCGACTAAATGCCACCTTTTGAATCGGAGCTTCGTGAGCCTTCAGCGATCGCACCAACTTGCCATTCTTCTGCCAAATTCGCAGGTGCTTATCCTGTCCCCCTGCCGCGATCAAATCCCCTTTTGGACTATAAGCAATACTCTGAATCCCCTCTGCCGACGGTGTTAAAAGCGGCGCGCTCACTGTGCGATCCAAGCGCCAACGCTGCAAGGAGCCGCTTAAACCAGCCGATAGCACCTCTTCTCCATTCGGACTAAATTTCGCATCATATTTCCAGGCAAAATTCCGCACCAACTCTCGGATCAAACTGCCCCCCGGTGACCAAAGTTTAATCGACCGATCCTTACTCGCCGTCACAAGTTGCTGCCCATCGGGGCTAAATTCAACTTGATTCACATCGCTGGTATGCCCCTCTAACCGAGTCAGCAATCCATTGGCAATTCGCCAAAGCCGAGCCGTTTTATCGGCACTCCCTGTCAGGATCGAATCTCCATTCGGGCGGAATGCCACACTCCAAATCGTCTGCTCATGTCCCCGTAATGTTCTGAGCAAAATGCCATCGCGCCGCCACAATTTCAGAGCT is part of the Leptolyngbya boryana PCC 6306 genome and harbors:
- a CDS encoding anthranilate synthase component I; this encodes MTFLAPWIWRSLPLNERTGSEVFAAGFLNHEIATLLESPYPASSDYPQLGRFSICAGAPRQVWTPSIGEILPFLSDLIQQQSNSAEPEHLPFTGGWLGWLGYDLAWEIEKLPHLKDDKLPFPVAFWYEPDCFAVLDHEQQTLWLAARSEAQLDQLEQSTQQSNSSNQGEMAQTGTAFQTEFCMSQTEYEAIVLKAKQHIQAGDIFQANLSLRFEAKTTAESWSIYRALQSINPSPFSSYWKTPWGDVISCSPERLVKLSDRIAETRPIAGTRPRGLSIEQDHQFEQDLLDNTKERAEHIMLVDLERNDLGRVCEWGTVEVDELLVIERYSHVMHLVSNVVGTVRSQFTPIDVIRALFPGGTITGCPKVRCMEIVEALEPVRRSLFYGSCGFLDRRGNLDLNILIRTLLYAKSGEVATVWGQVGAGIVADSDPEKEWFESLQKARAQLAALGH
- a CDS encoding response regulator; translated protein: MKAARILVVEDESVVAWHVQEALQSLGHEVIAIATTARQAIDIARSHHPDLVLMDICLQGKNDGVYAAEELYLKLNVPVVFLTAHSDEQTLGYAMKTSPFGYLVKPFKDADLHLAIQVALQRYRLEAAIKATQRWYATTLVSIGDATIATDVDGFITFMNPAAEFFTGWTQEQALGEFAGRVLNLVHEETGEAIDNPILAALCRGDTITLPSRAALRSRDGTERPVGDSASPIRDRDGAIIGGVMVFQDMSDRRQRESKLDAQRQILEATQSLLTQQLKSRTEQLHFSIAADRLRRHLLEQCHTERSDFLQWMLQEVVTILKAERGWIAFYDSAATVATIIGEFNLQETDVRSRLQETIEIAEFPAFYLQLFRQQCWVCPPPEVIPPVYATTNPLIVCPIQGKPTAIGEIGLVLPEGTLWTDYKADLIGEIVTQVVQAYQTEQQTRTAQAKVRELEHLKTLQDDFIEALSHELRTPLTNMRMAIELMQRMVEQGQNLENPNPQHQRLEQYLKILQQEWHESYNLVTDLLVFQTASATNNTLPMSEIHLQNWLAIVLDRFASQTGIAVQLVPASEMLPNIWVHLPTLEKILSQMLAHLHHANPALVIQLQTSATETALHLSASCQAEEGVSQRQQNVSSLRLALLRRFAIELNAKIELDQQSGSTTLTLSLPIRAE
- a CDS encoding sensor histidine kinase, with product MAAHGLELEARVQAFKQQIQEFQHYLDTVSNANQPLIERSLTKILTQLDTLVEPNPVALDISRTIEEQWSTLSTCLPFGIFSTDAQGRCTYINPRCQEMIGYMLEEKLGEGWCDFLHPEDCDRVLLAWTEAISKGIPYTNQFRVITPQKETCWLSVRTTPTFSDAGTVQGHLGTIEDITAQKLAEEQIKLSLREKEALLKEIHHRVKNNLQIISSLIYLQAQRIEDPEVRQIFEDSQSRISSMALVHDSLYRSQDFARVNLSEYVQTLTSSLFNAYRTQPEEIHLIVQVDPDVIVSLEKAIPCGLILNELMTNALKHGFNGEETGEVAVKLETHSSQVFLMVENSGNNLPESFQLQKIRSMGLRLVNALVNQIDGQLSVENAQKTRFKVEFNAA
- the codB gene encoding cytosine permease, with translation MSLLGESQVADRTQASQDYPLAAVPLSDRKPIWSLAPLLMGFALTSTTLLAGGTLGSSLRFADMIWVMLIGNAVLGAYCAALAYIASKSGLSTVLMARFSFGAIGSRWVDFILGFTQIGWYAVTNAFIAQALLKLLNLPPTWEWLGIIFFTYAFCITAYMGYTAMDWLSRLAVPAMLMLIALSLTLGFRDAGDLFALAPTKSLGMNEAIAIVIATFISGGTQATNWSRFADSTKNAVWSTWAAFFFINGLLIFTGAFCTLVYGTNDLIEAMAKQGLLLGGLVLLILNVWTTQDNTIYAFSIAGSNFFRTSKRTAFVLGGSTLALALALGGIYGKIIPFLLFLGTVIPPVGGIIMADYWLCRGSRFPSLDTQLPAFNWAGIIAYIVASAIAYFSGLAGVGVAPINGVISAAILYVILSRILPNSMHV